The Etheostoma cragini isolate CJK2018 chromosome 5, CSU_Ecrag_1.0, whole genome shotgun sequence genome contains a region encoding:
- the golga3 gene encoding golgin subfamily A member 3 isoform X3, with amino-acid sequence MEMDTNQSEAAHMEANAYQGDHVTKSKVEGEKQLKQLDNTQETQGDFHNGAVSLDAMPNGNGLAEDLSAARTTHINGNMSPTPLSQSTSSPVNSQTQEPSPANQKPSLEMENEEKIRLEARRRLEEQLKQYRVQRHKERSHRTTPKNRPFSTLDPELMLHPEGLPRANTVAMTTEYSFLRTSVPRGPKLGSLGIPTSKERKSRSPRPSKIHSLADYKSPGNDDSGRGGAGGGVRTADNTTSTLQSTMSSVSTLSEFSVTSAGSRCETEVQPGALLQVVDNVSEIDGSESGTRPGNDGNDSDSSSYSSVSTRGTVGMLSAAVERQLGPYTVEGREIAPEAMGQFPSLQEVLQAASEEQHLLELEREREGTAEPRSRRDSFSSSVSLESSVMGHDDMLQVLKEKMRLEGQLESLSSEANQALKEKTELQAQLATVNAQLQAKKEEAQLSQVKQSTLTTEVATLRQNCSQLEKAMVDLQGSLESKNASLTSLSNDLKVAEDQYNRLMGKVEEMQSTLTSRDNTVQELRQQMGGLQSQLQQVQLERSTLQSRMKTSQAEIDSLQQLRQWYQQQLAVAQEARVRLQNEMANMQAGQMTQIGVLEHLKLENVTLSHQLTETQHRSIKDKERIAVQLQSIEADMLTQEAAYKQIQDAKNMVEDDLQHKLEEFEDERERLIKLANTASALERELEQAKLTLSQKDVQLQSLQKEHLELMRQLTTTQENLHTKEQSINHLEARYLELEAQLAELQTESSGKDDNIQYLQNEKIVLEVALQAARADKSQLDDDAERLGEDVLVASDILDQLRQDVQVKANQIETLQQENSSLKKQAQKLKEQFHQQKVMVEAYRRDASSKEQLISELKSTKKRLLVEVKDLKQELLGIQGEKQKAELEQTRLQKEVVRVQEQMNNMEAHLQAIQTERDQLETQVQSLQFDHSQLAAVTEENEGLRKQVEQMEGEAKKAISEQKVRVKRLGTDLTSAQKEMKAKHKAYENAVGILSRRLQEALADKETAEAELVKLKAQVSDGEHSQALQEKIKALQAELQAVGNSKTMLERELQEVITLTSTELEDYQEKVMELEDELQESRCFKKRIRKLEDANKKLALELEHEKGKLAGLAQSHNTLREHSNILESALAKREADLVQLNLQVQAVLKRKEEEDQQMKQVVQTLQLALEKEKTKVNDLKEQVAAAKAEAAHSKRHYRAAMLELSEIKKDLQAKEDLVKAMQSESHKLQAQNELHAQEVSRFQEELAEAHFQLQILQKQLDEELAKQPLTNQEVEDLKWEVEQRQREIEAQKQQLELMEQCQHRELDNLQRALQNIKVELESVQDELNSTRKDKFMLQAKVCELRNSMKTVLLQNQQLKQDFKQTRLRKQRMELKSEGNPSNPVTPVKIPDCPVPASLLDELLKPSSSVNKEPLNNLHNCLRQLKEEMDSLQRQMEEHTVTVHESMSSWTNAEEGLAQLELENNISKPSASLNIVVENNNEAEQQQS; translated from the exons ATGGAAATGGATactaaccaatcagaggcagctCACATGGAGGCTAATGCCTATCAAGGAGACCATGTTACAAAATCCAAAGTGGAAGGtgaaaaacaattgaaacaaCTGGACAACACACAAGAAACACAAGGGGATTTTCATAATG gtGCTGTCAGTTTAGATGCAATGCCAAATGGAAATGGACTGGCAGAGGACTTGAGTGCTGCAAGGACGACCCATATAAATGGGAACATGTCTCCGACACCCCTTTCCCAGAGCACCAGCTCCCCTGTCAACTCCCAGACCCAAGAGCCCTCCCCAG CAAACCAGAAGCCCTCGTTGGAGATGGAGAATGAGGAGAAGATTCGCCTGGAGGCTCGCCGGCGTCTGGAGGAGCAACTCAAACAGTACAGAGTACAGAGACATAAGGAGAGG TCTCACCGCACCACTCCCAAGAACAGACCATTCAGCACCCTGGACCCAGAGCTCATGCTGCACCCTGAGGGTCTACCCAGGGCCAACACTGTTGCCATGACAACGGAGTATTCCTTCCTGAGGACCAGCGTCCCCCGGGGTCCCAAACTGGGTAGCTTGGGAATTCCCACTTCCAAGGAGAGAAAGTCCAGATCACCCCGGCCGAGCAAGATCCACTCATTGGCTGACTACAAGTCTCCTGGGAATGATGATAGTGGACGAGGTGGAGCAGGAGGTGGAGTAAGAACAGCAGACAACACCACGAGCACCCTCCAGTCCACCATGAGCTCAGTGTCCACTTTGTCTGAGTTCAGTGTGACGTCGGCAGGCAGCCGATGTGAGACAGAGGTACAGCCAGGTGCTTTGCTCCAAGTCGTCGACAATGTCTCCGAAATTGACGGGAGTGAATCTGGAACAAGGCCGGGGAATGATGGCAACGACAGCGACAGCTCGTCCTACAGCAGTGTGTCTACCAGGGGGACAGTCGGGATGCTCTCGGCAGCAGTGGAAAGGCAGCTGGGGCCCTACACGGTGGAGGGGAGGGAGATCGCCCCCGAGGCTATGGGTCAGTTCCCCTCCCTGCAGGAGGTGCTGCAGGCAGCCAGTGAAGAGCAGCACCTGCTGGAGCTGGAGCGGGAGAGAGAAGGCACTGCAGAGCCTCGCAGCCGCAGGGACAGCTTCTCCAGCAG TGTTTCTTTGGAGAGTTCAGTGATGGGCCATGATGATATGCTGCAGGtgttgaaagagaaaatgagactGGAGGGTCAGCTGGAATCTTTGTCATCTGAAGCCAATCAG GCTCTCAAGGAGAAGACTGAGCTTCAGGCCCAGCTCGCAACAGTGAATGCCCAGCTGCAGGCTAAGAAGGAGGAGGCTCAGCTCAGCCAGGTGAAGCAAAGCACCCTCACTACAGAGGTCGCCACACTGCGGCAAAACTGCAGCCAGCTGGAGAAGGCCATGGTGGATCTCCAGGGCAGTCTGGAGAGCAAGAATGCTAGTCTGACTTCTCTGAGCAATGACCTGAAGGTGGCCGAAGACCAATACAACAGGCTGATGGGGAAGGTGGAGGAGATGCAGAGCACTCTAACCTCACGAGACAATACAG TCCAGGAGTTGCGTCAGCAGATGGGTGGTCTACAGAGCCAGCTTCAACAGGTCCAGCTGGAGCGCAGCACCCTGCAGAGCCGAATGAAAACATCCCAGGCCGAGATTGACTCTCTTCAGCAGCTCAGGCAGTGGTACCAGCAGCAGCTAGCAGTGGCGCAGGAGGCAAGAGTACGACTGCAAAATGAAATGGCCAACATGCAG GCTGGACAGATGACTCAGATTGGTGTCCTGGAACATCTGAAGCTGGAGAATGTGACTCTGTCGCACCAACTCACCGAAACCCAACACCGCTCTATCAAAGATAAAGAGCGTATTGCTGTTCAGCTGCAGAGCATTGAG GCCGACATGCTGACCCAGGAAGCTGCTTATAAGCAGATCCAGGATGCAAAGAACATGGTGGAGGATGATCTGCAGCACAAACTTGAGGAGTTTGAGGATGAGCGAGAACGCTTAATTAAACTAGCCAACACAGCCAGCGCCCTGGAAAGGGAACTTGAGCAG GCCAAGTTGACCCTTTCCCAGAAGGACGTGCAGCTGCAGTCGCTCCAGAAGGAGCACCTGGAGCTGATGCGCCAGCTAACCACCACTCAGGAGAACCTGCACACCAAAGAGCAGTCCATCAACCACCTGGAAGCCCGCTACCTGGAGCTGGAGGCCCAGCTCGCCGAgctgcagacagagagcagcGGCAAGGACGACAACATCCAGTACCTCCAGAACGAGAAGATTGTCTTGGAGGTGGCGCTGCAGGCAGCCCGCGCTGACAAGAGCCAACTCGACGACGATGCTGAGCGGCTCGGAGAGGATGTCCTGGTGGCTTCAGATATCTTGGATCAGCTCAGACAGGATGTCCAGGTCAAAGCTAATCAG ATAGAAACTCTTCAACAAGAAAACAGTTCCCTGAAGAAACAAGCTCAGAAACTGAAGGAGCAGTTCCATCAACAGAAG GTGATGGTGGAAGCCTACCGTCGGGACGCCAGCTCCAAAGAACAGTTGATCAGTGAGCTCAAGTCCACCAAAAAGCGTCTGTTGGTGGAGGTAAAGGACCTGAAGCAGGAGCTGCTGGGCATTCAGGGGGAGAAGCAGAAGGCCGAGCTGGAGCAGACCCGGCTGCAGAAAGAGGTGGTCAGAGTCCAGGAGCAGATGAACAACATGGAGGCTCATCTGCAAGCCATTCAGACAGAAAGGGATCAGCTAGAAACCCAGGTCCAG TCGTTACAGTTTGATCACAGCCAGCTAGCAGCAGTGACTGAAGAAAACGAAGGCCTGAGGAAACAGGTGGAGCAAATGGAGGGAGAAGCCAAAAA GGCCATCTCGGAGCAGAAGGTGCGCGTGAAGCGGCTGGGGACAGATTTGACCAGTGCTCAGAAGGAGATGAAGGCCAAACACAAGGCCTACGAGAACGCTGTGGGCATCCTGAGTAGAAGGCTCCAAGAAGCTCTGGCTGACAAGGAGACTGCCGAGGCAGAGCTGGTCAAACTAAAGGCCCAGGTGTCGGATGGGGAACACAGCCAGGCCTTACAG GAGAAGATTAAGGCTTTGCAGGCTGAGCTGCAGGCTGTTGGCAACAGCAAGACGATGCTAGAGAGGGAGCTGCAGGAAGTGATCACCCTCACCTCCACCGAGCTGGAGGATTACCAGGAGAAGGTCATGGAGCTTGAGGATGAG CTTCAAGAGTCCCGATGCTTTAAGAAGCGGATTCGAAAGTTGGAAGATGCCAACAAGAAGCTAGCACTCGAGCTTGAACATGAAAAGGGGAAACTGGCTGGATTGGCACAGTCCCACAACACACTACGGGAGCATTCCAACATTTTAGAGTCTGCCTTAGCTAAGAGAGAGGCAGATCTTGTCCAGCTCAACTTACAG GTCCAAGCTGTTCTGAAGCgtaaagaggaggaggaccagCAAATGAAGCAGGTGGTTCAAACTCTACAGCTTGCcttggaaaaagagaaaaccaaaGTCAATGACCTGAAAGAACAG GTGGCAGCAGCAAAGGCTGAAGCGGCCCACAGCAAACGGCACTACAGGGCAGCTATGCTGGAGCTGTCGGAGATCAAGAAGGACCTGCAGGCCAAAGAAGACCTGGTCAAAGCTATGCAGAGTGAATCCCACaaactaca GGCACAGAATGAGCTGCATGCTCAGGAGGTTTCCAGGTTCCAAGAGGAGCTGGCTGAGGCCCACTTCCAGCTCCAGATCCTCCAGAAACAACTGGACGAGGAACTGGCCAAGCAGCCGCTTACTAATCAAGAG GTTgaggacctgaagtgggaggTGGagcagaggcagagggagatTGAGGCTCAGAAGCAGCAGCTGGAGCTGATGGAGCAGTGTCAACACAGGGAACTGGACAACCTACAAAGAGCTCTGCAG AACATCAAGGTGGAGCTGGAGTCGGTGCAGGACGAACTGAACAGCACcaggaaggacaagttcatgctGCAGGCCAAAGTGTGTGAGCTGAGAAACAGCATGAAGACTGTCCTACTGCAGAACCAGCAGCTCAAACAGGACTTCAAACAGACTCGTCTAAGGAAG CAGCGCATGGAGCTGAAGAGTGAGGGGAACCCATCCAACCCAGTGACACCAGTTAAGATACCTGACTGCCCAGTGCCTGCCTCCCTCTTGGATGAGTTGCTGAAACCATCATCGTCTGTCAACAAAGAGCCCCTCAACAACCTACACAACTGTCTACGGCAGCTCAA agagGAGATGGACAGCCTCCAAAGACAGATGGAGGAGCACACAGTAACCGTACATGAGTCAATGAGCTCATGGACAAACGCAGAGGAGGGACTGGCTCAACTGGAGCTTGAAAACAACATCTCCAAACCATCAGCGTCGCTCAACATAGTGGTAGAAAATAACAATGAAGCAGAACAGCAGCAGTCGTAA
- the golga3 gene encoding golgin subfamily A member 3 isoform X2, protein MEMDTNQSEAAHMEANAYQGDHVTKSKVEGEKQLKQLDNTQETQGDFHNGAVSLDAMPNGNGLAEDLSAARTTHINGNMSPTPLSQSTSSPVNSQTQEPSPGLAALPPMMLEKSQGASAEITVHKGDSLQSLRLSMPMQETQLSNQKPSLEMENEEKIRLEARRRLEEQLKQYRVQRHKERSHRTTPKNRPFSTLDPELMLHPEGLPRANTVAMTTEYSFLRTSVPRGPKLGSLGIPTSKERKSRSPRPSKIHSLADYKSPGNDDSGRGGAGGGVRTADNTTSTLQSTMSSVSTLSEFSVTSAGSRCETEVQPGALLQVVDNVSEIDGSESGTRPGNDGNDSDSSSYSSVSTRGTVGMLSAAVERQLGPYTVEGREIAPEAMGQFPSLQEVLQAASEEQHLLELEREREGTAEPRSRRDSFSSSVSLESSVMGHDDMLQVLKEKMRLEGQLESLSSEANQALKEKTELQAQLATVNAQLQAKKEEAQLSQVKQSTLTTEVATLRQNCSQLEKAMVDLQGSLESKNASLTSLSNDLKVAEDQYNRLMGKVEEMQSTLTSRDNTVQELRQQMGGLQSQLQQVQLERSTLQSRMKTSQAEIDSLQQLRQWYQQQLAVAQEARVRLQNEMANMQAGQMTQIGVLEHLKLENVTLSHQLTETQHRSIKDKERIAVQLQSIEADMLTQEAAYKQIQDAKNMVEDDLQHKLEEFEDERERLIKLANTASALERELEQAKLTLSQKDVQLQSLQKEHLELMRQLTTTQENLHTKEQSINHLEARYLELEAQLAELQTESSGKDDNIQYLQNEKIVLEVALQAARADKSQLDDDAERLGEDVLVASDILDQLRQDVQVKANQIETLQQENSSLKKQAQKLKEQFHQQKVMVEAYRRDASSKEQLISELKSTKKRLLVEVKDLKQELLGIQGEKQKAELEQTRLQKEVVRVQEQMNNMEAHLQAIQTERDQLETQVQSLQFDHSQLAAVTEENEGLRKQVEQMEGEAKKAISEQKVRVKRLGTDLTSAQKEMKAKHKAYENAVGILSRRLQEALADKETAEAELVKLKAQVSDGEHSQALQEKIKALQAELQAVGNSKTMLERELQEVITLTSTELEDYQEKVMELEDELQESRCFKKRIRKLEDANKKLALELEHEKGKLAGLAQSHNTLREHSNILESALAKREADLVQLNLQVQAVLKRKEEEDQQMKQVVQTLQLALEKEKTKVNDLKEQVAAAKAEAAHSKRHYRAAMLELSEIKKDLQAKEDLVKAMQSESHKLQAQNELHAQEVSRFQEELAEAHFQLQILQKQLDEELAKQPLTNQEVEDLKWEVEQRQREIEAQKQQLELMEQCQHRELDNLQRALQNIKVELESVQDELNSTRKDKFMLQAKVCELRNSMKTVLLQNQQLKQDFKQTRLRKRMELKSEGNPSNPVTPVKIPDCPVPASLLDELLKPSSSVNKEPLNNLHNCLRQLKEEMDSLQRQMEEHTVTVHESMSSWTNAEEGLAQLELENNISKPSASLNIVVENNNEAEQQQS, encoded by the exons ATGGAAATGGATactaaccaatcagaggcagctCACATGGAGGCTAATGCCTATCAAGGAGACCATGTTACAAAATCCAAAGTGGAAGGtgaaaaacaattgaaacaaCTGGACAACACACAAGAAACACAAGGGGATTTTCATAATG gtGCTGTCAGTTTAGATGCAATGCCAAATGGAAATGGACTGGCAGAGGACTTGAGTGCTGCAAGGACGACCCATATAAATGGGAACATGTCTCCGACACCCCTTTCCCAGAGCACCAGCTCCCCTGTCAACTCCCAGACCCAAGAGCCCTCCCCAGGTTTGGCTGCTTTACCACCCATGATGCTAGAGAAGTCTCAGGGGGCTAGTGCTGAGATCACGGTTCACAAGGGTGATTCATTGCAGTCCCTCAGACTCAGTATGCCTATGCAGGAGACTCAATTGT CAAACCAGAAGCCCTCGTTGGAGATGGAGAATGAGGAGAAGATTCGCCTGGAGGCTCGCCGGCGTCTGGAGGAGCAACTCAAACAGTACAGAGTACAGAGACATAAGGAGAGG TCTCACCGCACCACTCCCAAGAACAGACCATTCAGCACCCTGGACCCAGAGCTCATGCTGCACCCTGAGGGTCTACCCAGGGCCAACACTGTTGCCATGACAACGGAGTATTCCTTCCTGAGGACCAGCGTCCCCCGGGGTCCCAAACTGGGTAGCTTGGGAATTCCCACTTCCAAGGAGAGAAAGTCCAGATCACCCCGGCCGAGCAAGATCCACTCATTGGCTGACTACAAGTCTCCTGGGAATGATGATAGTGGACGAGGTGGAGCAGGAGGTGGAGTAAGAACAGCAGACAACACCACGAGCACCCTCCAGTCCACCATGAGCTCAGTGTCCACTTTGTCTGAGTTCAGTGTGACGTCGGCAGGCAGCCGATGTGAGACAGAGGTACAGCCAGGTGCTTTGCTCCAAGTCGTCGACAATGTCTCCGAAATTGACGGGAGTGAATCTGGAACAAGGCCGGGGAATGATGGCAACGACAGCGACAGCTCGTCCTACAGCAGTGTGTCTACCAGGGGGACAGTCGGGATGCTCTCGGCAGCAGTGGAAAGGCAGCTGGGGCCCTACACGGTGGAGGGGAGGGAGATCGCCCCCGAGGCTATGGGTCAGTTCCCCTCCCTGCAGGAGGTGCTGCAGGCAGCCAGTGAAGAGCAGCACCTGCTGGAGCTGGAGCGGGAGAGAGAAGGCACTGCAGAGCCTCGCAGCCGCAGGGACAGCTTCTCCAGCAG TGTTTCTTTGGAGAGTTCAGTGATGGGCCATGATGATATGCTGCAGGtgttgaaagagaaaatgagactGGAGGGTCAGCTGGAATCTTTGTCATCTGAAGCCAATCAG GCTCTCAAGGAGAAGACTGAGCTTCAGGCCCAGCTCGCAACAGTGAATGCCCAGCTGCAGGCTAAGAAGGAGGAGGCTCAGCTCAGCCAGGTGAAGCAAAGCACCCTCACTACAGAGGTCGCCACACTGCGGCAAAACTGCAGCCAGCTGGAGAAGGCCATGGTGGATCTCCAGGGCAGTCTGGAGAGCAAGAATGCTAGTCTGACTTCTCTGAGCAATGACCTGAAGGTGGCCGAAGACCAATACAACAGGCTGATGGGGAAGGTGGAGGAGATGCAGAGCACTCTAACCTCACGAGACAATACAG TCCAGGAGTTGCGTCAGCAGATGGGTGGTCTACAGAGCCAGCTTCAACAGGTCCAGCTGGAGCGCAGCACCCTGCAGAGCCGAATGAAAACATCCCAGGCCGAGATTGACTCTCTTCAGCAGCTCAGGCAGTGGTACCAGCAGCAGCTAGCAGTGGCGCAGGAGGCAAGAGTACGACTGCAAAATGAAATGGCCAACATGCAG GCTGGACAGATGACTCAGATTGGTGTCCTGGAACATCTGAAGCTGGAGAATGTGACTCTGTCGCACCAACTCACCGAAACCCAACACCGCTCTATCAAAGATAAAGAGCGTATTGCTGTTCAGCTGCAGAGCATTGAG GCCGACATGCTGACCCAGGAAGCTGCTTATAAGCAGATCCAGGATGCAAAGAACATGGTGGAGGATGATCTGCAGCACAAACTTGAGGAGTTTGAGGATGAGCGAGAACGCTTAATTAAACTAGCCAACACAGCCAGCGCCCTGGAAAGGGAACTTGAGCAG GCCAAGTTGACCCTTTCCCAGAAGGACGTGCAGCTGCAGTCGCTCCAGAAGGAGCACCTGGAGCTGATGCGCCAGCTAACCACCACTCAGGAGAACCTGCACACCAAAGAGCAGTCCATCAACCACCTGGAAGCCCGCTACCTGGAGCTGGAGGCCCAGCTCGCCGAgctgcagacagagagcagcGGCAAGGACGACAACATCCAGTACCTCCAGAACGAGAAGATTGTCTTGGAGGTGGCGCTGCAGGCAGCCCGCGCTGACAAGAGCCAACTCGACGACGATGCTGAGCGGCTCGGAGAGGATGTCCTGGTGGCTTCAGATATCTTGGATCAGCTCAGACAGGATGTCCAGGTCAAAGCTAATCAG ATAGAAACTCTTCAACAAGAAAACAGTTCCCTGAAGAAACAAGCTCAGAAACTGAAGGAGCAGTTCCATCAACAGAAG GTGATGGTGGAAGCCTACCGTCGGGACGCCAGCTCCAAAGAACAGTTGATCAGTGAGCTCAAGTCCACCAAAAAGCGTCTGTTGGTGGAGGTAAAGGACCTGAAGCAGGAGCTGCTGGGCATTCAGGGGGAGAAGCAGAAGGCCGAGCTGGAGCAGACCCGGCTGCAGAAAGAGGTGGTCAGAGTCCAGGAGCAGATGAACAACATGGAGGCTCATCTGCAAGCCATTCAGACAGAAAGGGATCAGCTAGAAACCCAGGTCCAG TCGTTACAGTTTGATCACAGCCAGCTAGCAGCAGTGACTGAAGAAAACGAAGGCCTGAGGAAACAGGTGGAGCAAATGGAGGGAGAAGCCAAAAA GGCCATCTCGGAGCAGAAGGTGCGCGTGAAGCGGCTGGGGACAGATTTGACCAGTGCTCAGAAGGAGATGAAGGCCAAACACAAGGCCTACGAGAACGCTGTGGGCATCCTGAGTAGAAGGCTCCAAGAAGCTCTGGCTGACAAGGAGACTGCCGAGGCAGAGCTGGTCAAACTAAAGGCCCAGGTGTCGGATGGGGAACACAGCCAGGCCTTACAG GAGAAGATTAAGGCTTTGCAGGCTGAGCTGCAGGCTGTTGGCAACAGCAAGACGATGCTAGAGAGGGAGCTGCAGGAAGTGATCACCCTCACCTCCACCGAGCTGGAGGATTACCAGGAGAAGGTCATGGAGCTTGAGGATGAG CTTCAAGAGTCCCGATGCTTTAAGAAGCGGATTCGAAAGTTGGAAGATGCCAACAAGAAGCTAGCACTCGAGCTTGAACATGAAAAGGGGAAACTGGCTGGATTGGCACAGTCCCACAACACACTACGGGAGCATTCCAACATTTTAGAGTCTGCCTTAGCTAAGAGAGAGGCAGATCTTGTCCAGCTCAACTTACAG GTCCAAGCTGTTCTGAAGCgtaaagaggaggaggaccagCAAATGAAGCAGGTGGTTCAAACTCTACAGCTTGCcttggaaaaagagaaaaccaaaGTCAATGACCTGAAAGAACAG GTGGCAGCAGCAAAGGCTGAAGCGGCCCACAGCAAACGGCACTACAGGGCAGCTATGCTGGAGCTGTCGGAGATCAAGAAGGACCTGCAGGCCAAAGAAGACCTGGTCAAAGCTATGCAGAGTGAATCCCACaaactaca GGCACAGAATGAGCTGCATGCTCAGGAGGTTTCCAGGTTCCAAGAGGAGCTGGCTGAGGCCCACTTCCAGCTCCAGATCCTCCAGAAACAACTGGACGAGGAACTGGCCAAGCAGCCGCTTACTAATCAAGAG GTTgaggacctgaagtgggaggTGGagcagaggcagagggagatTGAGGCTCAGAAGCAGCAGCTGGAGCTGATGGAGCAGTGTCAACACAGGGAACTGGACAACCTACAAAGAGCTCTGCAG AACATCAAGGTGGAGCTGGAGTCGGTGCAGGACGAACTGAACAGCACcaggaaggacaagttcatgctGCAGGCCAAAGTGTGTGAGCTGAGAAACAGCATGAAGACTGTCCTACTGCAGAACCAGCAGCTCAAACAGGACTTCAAACAGACTCGTCTAAGGAAG CGCATGGAGCTGAAGAGTGAGGGGAACCCATCCAACCCAGTGACACCAGTTAAGATACCTGACTGCCCAGTGCCTGCCTCCCTCTTGGATGAGTTGCTGAAACCATCATCGTCTGTCAACAAAGAGCCCCTCAACAACCTACACAACTGTCTACGGCAGCTCAA agagGAGATGGACAGCCTCCAAAGACAGATGGAGGAGCACACAGTAACCGTACATGAGTCAATGAGCTCATGGACAAACGCAGAGGAGGGACTGGCTCAACTGGAGCTTGAAAACAACATCTCCAAACCATCAGCGTCGCTCAACATAGTGGTAGAAAATAACAATGAAGCAGAACAGCAGCAGTCGTAA